Proteins from a single region of Styela clava chromosome 1, kaStyClav1.hap1.2, whole genome shotgun sequence:
- the LOC120348293 gene encoding coiled-coil domain-containing protein 63-like gives MQRAASRHSETSEQEMDGLENELAKMQRQYRIMEGDRKAYCEESQNIIRKQRAQISALQEEREDIQTNLILAQSMQNNKNDNSNMDELRNLLSEQDAYEKMIQEESMSIRNLDKEIRGMEKEIIAQHKNMGGVHSSHLRHVSAQKQSRVLENRLDKATIEFNKMLTANAKLREEIDHLRSQRVVFDNLNKKLSKELNEQKKIMAEIIEQSTQAYDQRDEAQVKMMALKERNEKDLSQYNMEYKELMRIIDHDAKLKLFMNVKAQERSELEEEEAAKRRAGEEDRAEKTAEETMEIYQKAFGRIKEVTDEDDINLLVIRFIKTEDENFALFNYVNEMNNELEQIQDQIDAVKKNIKKFKEEGVQFQEERENILRGLDEKFKQTTKEADLFDKQLKASVKILDQLKAGIESVFGKINCDRSAIADMLGDNDSVNENNMMQYLGIIEQKTNELLQIHAYLQLKELESKPENVAPVPGTPPTATVALLGGTAAPVALSQIVVVPPSTEEDKDEDDDESIDMGRPLTTKELKERVLRNIQKKELISQATADVTGALLTQGKLQGATGSPEKIAKHETQKKKSK, from the exons ATGCAGAGGGCAGCGAGTCGACATTCAGAGACTTCTGAACAGGAGATGGATGGCCTCGAAAATGAATTGGCCAAGATGCAAAGACAGTATCGAATAATGGAGGGAGATCGAAAAGCATATTGCGAAGAATCTCAAAATATCATCAGAAAACAAAGAGCACAAATTTCAGCTCTACAG GAGGAAAGGGAAGACATACAGACCAACTTGATTCTTGCTCAGTCtatgcaaaataataaaaatgataattcaaatatgGATGAGTTACGTAATTTATTGTCTGAGCAAGACGCATATGAGAAAATGATTCAAGAGGAGAGTATGAGTATACGTAACCTTGATAAAGAAATTCGAGGAATGGAAAAAGAGATAATTGCGCAACACAAGAATATGGGTGGTGTGCATTCTAGTCATCTTCGACATGTCAGTGCACAGAAGCAGAGTCGTGTGTTGGAAAATCGGCTCGATAAAGCAACAATCGAATTTAACAAAATGCTAACAGCTAATGCTAAGCTAAGAGAGGAAATTGATCACCTCAG GTCACAAAGAGTTGTTTTCGATAATTTGAATAAGAAACTGAGTAAAGAGCTGAATGAACAGAAGAAGATCATGGCAGAAATAATTGAACAATCCACACAAGCATATGATCAGAGAGATGAAGCTCAG GTCAAAATGATGGCTCTGAAAGAGAGAAATGAAAAAGATCTGTCCCAGTACAATATGGAATACAAAGAATTGATGAGAATAATTGACCATgatgcaaaattaaaattgttcatgAATGTGAAAGCGCAAGAAAGAAGTGAACTTGAGGAAGAAGAAGCAGCTAAAAGAAGAGCAG gagaGGAAGACAGAGCAGAAAAGACAGCCGAAGAAACAATGGAAATATATCAAAAAGCATTTGGTCGTATTAAAGAAGTCACAGATGAAGATGACATTAATTTGCTTGTAATTCGATTCATCAAAACAGAAGATGAAAACTTCGCACTTTTCAATTATGTTAACGAGATGAACAATGAACTGGAGCAAATTCAAGATCAAATTGATgctgtgaaaaaaaatatcaagaa GTTTAAAGAGGAAGGAGTTCAATTCCAGGAGGAAAGGGAGAACATTCTTCGTGGTTTGGATGAAAAGTTTAAACAAACAACGAAAGAGGCTGATTTGTTTGACAA GCAATTGAAAGCAAGTGTGAAGATTCTTGACCAATTAAAGGCCGGCATCGAGTCAGTGTTTGGAAAAATCAATTGTGATCGTTCTGCAATTGCTGATATGCTCGGAGATAATGATAGtgtgaatgaaaataatatgatGCAGTATCTCGGCATCATTGAACAGAAAACCAACGAACTTCTGCAAATTCATGCATATCTCCAATTGAAAGAGCTCGAATCGAAACCAGAGAATGTTGCACCTGTTCCAGGCACCCCGCCAACAGCTACTGTTGCTCTACTTGGCGGTACAGCTGCTCCCGTGGCACTGTCACAAATTGTAGTTGTACCACCCTCCACAGAGGAAGATAAGGATGAAGACGACGATGAATCTATTGATATGGGTAGACCACTGACGACCAAAGAGCTCAAAGAGAGGGTATTGCGCAACATTCAAAAGAAAGAGTTAATCAGCCAGGCCACCGCCGATGTAACCGGTGCACTTCTGACCCAAGGCAAGCTACAAGGTGCCACTGGTTCTCCtgaaaaaattgcaaaacatgaaacacagaagaaaaaatcaaagtag
- the LOC120348292 gene encoding uncharacterized protein LOC120348292 produces the protein MAPCIQLHRFLDIQDKERTHLFTFIIENPHDITGFDVRSREFQFAGHRWYVYTGKSNDYYSFYLRIVNLGKDVKVHTAYSFTVINAVNYQNNYTCHSPTGGRVFCRDDDSLSWGWKEFIRKETLLKPSGGFLYDGNKVLIDLECKNFKTLFEEEIMLPSITNEMPYPVIHTSPFSVGGFAWQIRIFPNGPDNESEGNVALFLHCTTSNHLAKVKTRFLIHGQPSPSVYEHTFPANCISEMPSGVAFPNKGDFMSSLKNNKLLVGVEFIAVYEVNEVHVTLSDTTSCPTVCMTPFEDLTGCPWVLKTLQAIKLKLKLDQNEKTTSGLQEFYHRHIMWNATLIAPGSEDVSLNVPLNNKGALIGYFGENWSDADVIRSEMQIQDLSVSDNPYRTEVHDGYEQYSYITIHINIVSNHLLYKTPAPSPTADRERKLLYCARKDRGNMHTRYQELLQQKKEVENKMMALKQAQQEMPEAPKSTLILSVPQWPAMCFRFLFDLIDKCAERHVSKAWRKSYSGNTGRPYIRPVVQSEAENCKFSIRYREHFSLLVNDARPDPADLATIQREVEELHLELTRFVNNSLPLRLTRIVQAGSIGTGTMCGNRTDVDFILLTPDLPKNGHAAWLPGFVHAITKLMCEAVDEGKLEGFTEFYHNAYTVQFMYNDKIEVDLYWTFDWNSEGAGGYDALYNELLKQHNSENLLWFCSAAAERQKIFIEEQPDQVKDLIKVVKNWRNTVDWIDAKWKPPSYLLALLLVRAYEIACHEVEGSLPSNRTVINSFVNLVLTSKNEKEPNIKLSWGRFYDPGDYSIEYTGTTDGNAASFPLIQDPANPLNNIAERPLSWLPFCKAVEKWAQTLGIMRDEIMSHVHNKRML, from the exons ATCGAAAATCCGCACGATATTACTGGCTTTGACGTACGATCAAGAGAATTTCAATTTGCTGGTCACAGATGGTACGTTTATACTGGAAAATCAAATGATTATTACAG CTTTTATCTGCGAATCGTGAATCTCGGCAAAGATGTCAAAGTTCACACTGCATACTCATTCACTGTCATAAATGCTGTCAATTACCAAAATAACTACACTTGTCACAGTCCTACTGGTGGACGAGTTTTTTGCAGAGATGATGATTCATTATCATGGGGATGGAAAGAATTTATAAGGAAAGAG aCTTTACTGAAGCCGAGTGGTGGTTTTCTATATGATGGAAATAAAGTGTTAATTGATCTAGAATGTAAAAACTTCAAAACTCTATTTGAAGAAGAAATTATGCTACCGTCAATTACAAATGAAATGCCTTACCCAGTAATTCACACATCACCCTTCAGTGTTGGTGGATTTGCATGGCAG attcgaatatttccgaatgGACCTGATAATGAAAGTGAAGGAAATGTGGCTTTATTTCTTCATTGTACAACTTCAAATCACTTGGCCAAAGTTAAAACCAGGTTTCTTATTCATGGTCAG CCCTCACCTTCAGTATATGAACATACCTTTCCAGCAAATTGTATCAGTGAAATGCCAAGTGGTGTCGCATTTCCAAATAAGGGAGATTTCATGTCttctttaaaaaataacaaattgctTGTAGGAGTTGAGTTTATAGCCGTTTATGAG GTGAATGAGGTTCATGTGACCTTATCCGATACGACATCATGTCCAACAGTATGTATGACACCATTTGAGGATTTAACAGGGTGTCCGTGGGTATTGAAAACATTGCag GCAATCAAATTAAAGTTGAAGCTTGatcaaaatgagaaaacaacAAGTGGATTACAAGAGTTCTATCATAGACATATAATGTGGAATGCAACACTAATTGCTCCTG gcTCTGAAGACGTATCCCTAAATGTACCATTGAACAACAAAGGAGCTTTAATTGGATATTTTGGTGAAAATTGGTCCGATGCTGACGTTATTCGTTCAGAAATGCAAATTCAAGATCTTTCAGTGAGTGACAACCCATATCGTACCGAAGTTCATGATGGATATGAACA GTATTCATACATCACAATTCACattaatattgtttcaaatCACCTACTTTATAAAACACCAGCACCATCACCGACTGCAGACAGAGAGAGAAAACTTTTATATTGTGCAAG AAAAGACAGGGGTAATATGCATACCCGATATCAAGAATTGTTGCAACAAAAGAAAGAAGTggaaaataaaatgatggcatTGAAGCAAGCGCAACAGGAAATGCCAGAAGCACCAAAATCCACATTGATTTTATCTGTTCCACAATGGCCAGCAATGTGCTtcagatttttatttgatttgattgaTAAATGTGCAGAAAGACATGTATCCAAAG CATGGCGAAAATCATACAGTGGGAATACAGGAAGACCCTACATTCGCCCAGTAGTTCAGTCGGAAGCAGAAAACTGCAAGTTTTCAATCAGATACAGAGAGCATTTTAGTTT GTTGGTGAATGATGCTCGGCCAGATCCTGCAGATCTTGCTACCATTCAAAGAGAAGTTGAAGAACTACATCTTGAACTAACTCGATTTGTAAACAATTCTTTACCGCTTCGTCTCACAAGGATCGTTCAAGCAG GATCCATTGGGACTGGAACTATGTGTGGCAATCGGACAGATGTTGATTTTATTCTACTTACGCCAGATCTACCGAAGAATGGTCATGCTGCTTGGTTACCTGGATTTGTTCATGCTATCACTAAATTAATGTGTGAGGCTGTTGATGAAGGCAAACTTGAGGGATTTACCGAATTTTATCACAA TGCATACACAGTTCAGTTTATGTACAACGATAAAATTGAAGTGGACCTATACTGGACTTTTGATTGGAATTCTGAAGGTGCAGGAGGATATGATGCTTTATATAATGAATTACTGAAGCAACATAATTCTGAAAATCTTTTATGGTTTTGTTCTGCTGCGGCGGAAagacaaaaaattttcattgaagaACAGCCAGACCAG GTAAAAGACCTTATTAAAGTTGTAAAAAATTGGAGAAACACAGTAGATTGGATTGATGCTAAATGGAAACCTCCATCGTATTTATTAGCTCTACTTCTTGTCCGTGCATATGAGATAGCTTGTCATGAGGTTGAGGGAAGTCTACCAAGTAATCGTACTGTTATTAACAGCTTTGTGAATCTGGTGCTCACTTCGAAAAATGAAAA GGAACCAAATATAAAACTATCATGGGGAAGATTCTATGATCCCGGAGACTATAGCATTGAATACACAG GCACTACTGATGGAAACGCAGCTAGTTTTCCACTAATTCAAGACCCAGCAAATCCTCTGAACAATATAGCAGAAAGACCACTGTCATGGTTACCATTTTGTAAAGCTGTGGAAAAGTGGGCTCAAACTCTTGGCATAATGCGGGATGAAATAATGTCACATGTTCACAATAAAAGAATGTTGTAG
- the LOC120343622 gene encoding glycolipid transfer protein A-like, which produces MPLLDHKFSCIPEDKRIVTDSFLNSCDKIVEFFEVMGKVFTPVKSDVSGNVAKIRKRFEENPKKFRTLNDLIDTELAETDKALKVKNQGIATNALMWLRRGLQFISLFFSHLLKEDYVTKDNSKRILKNCAVMAYEGSLKKYHGMLIGGVFKLAMRASPYREVFLSQIAGCETVDEFDDKKEEETIQAIKDFGINFDLTIDVIQELFKEKNVENDYTV; this is translated from the coding sequence ATGCCACTTCTTGATCATAAGTTTTCATGCATACCAGAAGATAAACGAATCGTGACCGATTCTTTTCTTAATAGCTGTGATAAGATTGTGGAGTTTTTTGAGGTCATGGGCAAAGTTTTCACCCCTGTCAAAAGTGATGTAAGTGGAAATGTTGCAAAGATTCGTAAACGATTTGAGGAAAATCCGAAGAAATTTAGAACTCTGAATGATCTCATCGATACAGAGTTGGCTGAGACTGACAAAGCTCTGAAAGTCAAAAATCAGGGTATTGCCACCAATGCATTGATGTGGCTAAGACGTGGATTGCAGTTCATATCTCTCTTCTTTTCTCACCTATTGAAGGAAGATTATGTGACCAAGGATAATTCGAaaagaattttgaaaaattgtgcggTAATGGCATATGAAGGATCATTGAAAAAATACCATGGAATGCTTATCGGCGGAGTATTCAAATTGGCAATGAGGGCTTCACCTTATCGCGAAGTATTCCTATCACAAATTGCTGGTTGTGAGACAGTTGATGAATTTGATGATAAGAAAGAAGAAGAAACAATTCAAGCTATCAAAGACTTCGGTATAAATTTTGACCTGACTATTGATGTCATACAGGAATTGTTCAAGGAGAAAAATGTAGAAAATGATTATACAGTGTAA